In Sphingobacterium thalpophilum, a genomic segment contains:
- a CDS encoding DUF5777 family beta-barrel protein — MRKILLILLCFPFAKSFAQEDLDKLIHIDAPKNEKVTATFKSGNLINLKTTETIHRNEMDFRVDHRFGDIAGSAGGGKNFFGLDNSTDIRIGFDYGLLDNLNIGIARAKGATEVRQLFEGNVKYRFIEQTVDNNVPVSVAFFGSTILSAMEASPDKSSAASFEDFNDRLSYVTQLIIARKFSSNLSLVVVPTYLHRNYTAYNDQNDVFAIGIGGRAKVSNRIALVADYTLPFRKASNKKYREEVGGQRYYNALGVGLEMDTGGHIFHLNFTNATAIQESQFISETNSSWGKGQFRWGFSIARRFNFNKK; from the coding sequence ATGAGAAAAATACTACTTATACTCCTTTGCTTTCCTTTCGCAAAGTCATTTGCGCAGGAAGATCTCGATAAATTAATCCATATCGATGCACCCAAAAATGAAAAAGTCACGGCGACCTTTAAATCCGGCAATTTGATCAATCTCAAGACCACAGAAACAATTCATCGTAATGAAATGGACTTTAGAGTAGATCACCGCTTTGGCGATATCGCGGGCAGCGCGGGTGGAGGTAAAAATTTCTTTGGCCTCGATAATTCGACCGACATCCGAATCGGTTTTGATTACGGTCTATTAGATAATCTAAACATTGGAATCGCTCGCGCGAAGGGTGCAACAGAGGTTAGACAACTCTTTGAGGGGAATGTGAAATACCGATTTATCGAACAAACGGTCGACAATAATGTACCTGTTTCCGTTGCTTTTTTTGGAAGTACAATCCTATCTGCCATGGAAGCCAGCCCGGATAAATCTTCGGCAGCAAGCTTTGAAGACTTCAATGACCGATTGAGTTATGTGACGCAGCTCATCATTGCCCGTAAATTTAGCTCAAATCTATCGCTTGTTGTAGTCCCAACCTATCTTCACCGAAACTATACAGCTTATAACGATCAGAATGATGTATTCGCTATCGGTATCGGTGGGCGGGCTAAGGTTAGTAATCGAATTGCGCTAGTCGCAGACTATACATTGCCTTTCCGAAAAGCATCGAACAAGAAGTACCGTGAAGAAGTGGGTGGTCAACGTTACTATAATGCTTTGGGTGTCGGTCTAGAAATGGATACCGGAGGCCATATCTTCCACCTCAATTTTACCAATGCGACCGCAATACAAGAATCTCAGTTTATCAGCGAAACAAATAGCTCATGGGGCAAAGGGCAATTTCGCTGGGGATTTAGCATTGCGCGACGATTCAATTTTAACAAA
- a CDS encoding cytochrome c: MAQNLKTVNPCLRAHHYLVIFFFTLTVLSFSACTKKQAQELTNNPDNGNETVTVLNVSYTNFSKALFETKCSSCHATGRSASGRWTFSGYISVKDNIAKINNAVLVTKSMPLGSSLSAKEIELLDAWIKRNSPEN; this comes from the coding sequence ATGGCACAAAATCTAAAAACCGTAAATCCTTGCCTCAGAGCACATCATTACCTAGTCATTTTTTTCTTTACCTTAACAGTTCTCTCCTTCTCCGCCTGTACCAAAAAGCAGGCGCAAGAACTTACGAACAATCCGGATAACGGCAATGAAACTGTGACGGTACTAAATGTGTCTTACACGAATTTTTCTAAAGCACTCTTTGAAACGAAATGTAGTTCGTGCCACGCGACAGGACGTTCGGCCAGTGGACGATGGACGTTCAGTGGTTATATCTCCGTCAAAGACAATATTGCAAAGATTAATAATGCGGTACTGGTGACCAAATCCATGCCACTAGGCAGCTCACTCTCCGCAAAAGAAATAGAACTGCTGGATGCATGGATCAAAAGGAATTCACCTGAAAACTAA
- a CDS encoding YceI family protein: MKKINMYIALFMMLIAMTTIAQQKASFVSKETSITFFSNAPLEDIEAKSTLGASAMNLQTGDIIFRVKNTSFQFDKKLMQEHFNENYMESDQYPLSEFKGKVDNADKLTKDGSYTLNVRGTLLIHGVTKPYSTKATFTVTDGTIKAVANFQVKLADHKISIPSIVGKKIAEVVKITVDATYKP; this comes from the coding sequence ATGAAAAAAATCAACATGTACATAGCGCTCTTCATGATGCTCATCGCTATGACGACCATTGCGCAGCAAAAGGCTTCTTTTGTTTCAAAAGAGACCAGCATCACCTTTTTTAGTAATGCGCCATTGGAAGACATCGAAGCCAAAAGTACCTTAGGCGCTTCGGCGATGAACCTTCAAACGGGAGATATCATCTTTCGGGTAAAAAATACATCTTTTCAATTTGACAAAAAGCTCATGCAGGAGCATTTCAATGAAAATTACATGGAAAGTGATCAATACCCCCTATCAGAATTTAAAGGCAAAGTCGACAACGCGGACAAATTAACAAAGGATGGCAGCTATACGCTGAATGTAAGAGGCACACTTCTAATCCATGGGGTTACTAAACCTTACAGTACAAAGGCAACATTTACTGTTACAGATGGCACGATAAAGGCGGTAGCAAATTTTCAGGTCAAACTTGCAGATCATAAAATTTCTATTCCTTCCATCGTTGGAAAAAAAATTGCTGAAGTAGTCAAAATCACCGTTGATGCGACCTACAAACCATAA